AAGGCCCAGGGCCGAGGGCAGGCTGATGAACAGGGAAAGGCGCAGGGCATCGCCCAGCACCCGGCGGAATCCGTCGTGCGGGTGCGCGGAGCCAGCTGAGCCAACTGAGCCAACTGAGCCAGATGAGCCGGATGCGCCAGTTGGGCCGGACGTGGCCGGTTGTCCGGCCTGTGCGGCCTGTGCGGAAAGGACGGGCAGGGCGGCCACGCCCACGGCCACGCCAAAGACCCCCAGCGGAAATTCCATCAGCCGCTCCGCGTAGTACAGCGCGGTGACGCTGCCCTCGGACAGGAACGAGGCCAGCAGGGTGCAGGCCAGCACGTTGAGTTGCTGGGCGGACGCGCCGAACACCCCGGCGGGCAGGGCGCGGGCCGCGTCACCGGCCTGCGGGTCGCTACGGGGCAGGGGGGCGCGCCAGCGCAGCCCCAAGGGGTGCAGGGCGGACAGTTGCAGGCCCAGTTGGGCCACGCCGCCCGCCAGCACGCCGCAGGCCAGCAGGGTTGCCGCATCGCCGAACCCGGCCAAAGCCAGTCCGCCGGTGGCCATGACGACCAGATTGAGCACCGCCGGGGCCAGCGCGGGGGGCAGAAAGCGACCGTGGGCGTGCAGCATGCCAGCGCACAGTGCGGCGCAGGTGGCGGCCACCCCGTAAGGTAGGCAGATGCGCAGAAGGTGGGCGGCCCGGTCCGTCATGCCCGGGGGGGCACCCTGCGCGCCAAAGCCGGGGGCCAGCAGCAGGGCCAGGGGATGGGCCAGGGCCATGCCCGCAAGGCACAGCAGGGCCAGCGGCAACAACGCGCGCAGCACCACCCCCCGCCCGAAGGCGAAGGCCCGCGCGTTGCCCTCGCCTTCGCGCAGGCGCACGTAGGCCGGGGTGAACGCCAGTGACACCGCCCCTTCGCCGAGCAGGCGGCGCATGAGGTTGGGCAGGCGAAAGGCCACGAAAAAGGCGTCGGCCCCGGCGCCCGCGCCCAGGATGTGCGCGGTCAGCGCGTCGCGCGCGTAGCCCAGCACCCGCGACACCAGCGTGGCCCCGGCCACTGTGGCGGCGTTGCGGGCCATGGAAGTGTTGTCCGGTGACGTGTTGCCCGGTGCCGAACCGTCCGGTGCCGAACCGTCCGGGGGCATGCCGTCCGGGGGCATGCCGTCCGGACCGGCGTTGGCGGAATGCGTGCTGGCCGGTGCGGCCTGGGCTGTGGGTGGCGTCATGCCGGATCCTTGCGTACGGGGCGACGTTGGTGATGGGGCGTGCGTAGGGGACGGGGCGCAACCGCCCGGCGCGCAGTGTAGCGCAGCGCCCCCGGCCTGGGAACCCGGCGGACCTTGCCGGAATGCGGGTGGCGGATACCGGAAAACCGTCCGGAAATTCCGGATTGCCATGCCAAGCGGTGAAGGCGGATGTGCGGTCTTCGTGAATACGTCATGAAACAAGCGTGTTGCGTGGCAAGGTGGGCGCGCCCCCGCCCATCTGCGGGAGTTGTTATTTCCGGCTGCTTGTATTACGCCCACGTGACGGGTCGTTGCGGCCCCGTCGAATAGTCGAACAGTCGAACAGACGAGCACTCATCCTTCGGCCGCCCGCGTGGTGGGCCGCACGCGCGTGGCACGCGCGGCAAGCTGGCAAGGCATAGGGGGTATGCCGCGTGAGCGACCAGAAGGGACAGGACTCTGCGGAAAGCGTGTGGCACGCCGCAGCCACCGGACACGGCCAGGCGCCGGGTCCGTCGAACAGGCACGACCCGCGCTCCGGCGGCACGCCGCCTGATTCCGGGCGGGACCCCCTGCCCGACCTGCCCCCGCCCGCCGCCCCTCTTTCCGTAGTGGCTTCCGCCCACGCCCCGCCCGCCTCGCCGCAGATTTCCCCGGAACCCGCACCGTACGACGACGCCCCCTCCCGCGCCCGCCACGCCGTGCCCTTTCCGCATGCGCCGTCCCCACTGCCCGATGGCGACACCGCGCAGAGCTTCCGCGTGCTGGCCGATCATCTGGCCGACTGGGAAAGCTGGGAGGACGCCGACGGCAAGGTGGTGTTCGTCACCCCCGCCTGCCAGCGCATCACCGGCTATTCCCTGGAATCGTTCCGCGCCAATGCCCGGTTCATCGAGGGCATCATGCACCCCGAGGACCTGCCCCTGTGGCGCAAGCACCGCGAGATGGTGGCGTCCGGCGCCGAAATGGTCGAGGTGGAGGTGCGCGTGCGCACCCAGGATGGCCGCGAACGCTGGCTGGCCTGCACCAGCCGCCGCCTGCACGACGCCGAGGGCACGTCGCTGGGGGTGCGTTTCAGCGGGCGCGATGTCACCGACCGCAAGATCATGCTTACCCAGATGAAGCACCAGGCCTGGCACGACCCGCTCACCGGGCTGCCCAACCGCGCCCTGTGCCTGGACCGCATCGACCGTTCGCTGCACCGCGCCCGGCGCGGGGTCGACAACGTGTGCGCCGTGGCCTTCCTGGACCTGGACCGCTTCAAGGTGGTCAACGACTCCATGGGCAACTCCGCGGGTGACCAGGTGCTGCGCGAGGTGGCCCGGCGCCTGGCCGAGAACACCCGCACCATCGACACCGTATCGCGCCTTGGCAGCGACGAATTCATCCTGCTGCTGGACGAGGTGCGCTCTGAGGAAGAGGCCCTGATCACGGTGCAGCGCATCTGCACCTCGCTCGAGCCGCCGCTGGAGGTGGCGGGCCGCCAGATCCGCATTTCCGCCAGCGTGGGCGTGGTGATGAACCGGGGCGGCGGCAACGCCGACGAGATGCTGCGCAACGCCAACATCGCCATGCACCACGTGAAGGAACACGGCGGCGACGGCATGGCGGTGTTCCAGCCTTCCATGCTCGAACAGGCCATGAACCTGATGCAGCTGGAAATCGACCTGCACCGGGCGCTGGACAACAACGAATTCTTCCTGGTCTACCAGCCCATCATGTCGCTGCACGACCGCAGGCTGACCGGGTTCGAGGCGCTGGTGCGCTGGAACCACCCGGACCGGGGCATCGTGGGGCCGTCGGAATTCATTCCCGTCTCCGAATCCACCGGGCAGATCCACCAGGTGGGCCACTGGGTGCTGGCAGAGGCGTGCCGCGCCCTGGCCGCATGGCGCGAACAGCAGCCCTCCATGCGCGGCGTGATCATGCACGTGAACCTTTCGGCGCGGCAGCTTTCGCAACCGGGCCTTGTGGAGCAGGTGGCCGCCGTGCTGCGCGAAACGGGCCTGCCCGCCAGGTGCCTGAAGCTGGAAGTGACCGAAACCATGCTGATGGAAAACCCGGACTACGCCAATCTGGTGCTGCGCAGGCTGAAGGAAATCGGCGTGCGGCTGTGCATCGACGACTTCGGCACCGGCTATTCCTCGCTCAGCTACCTGCAACAGTTCCCCATCGACACCCTGAAGGTGGACCAGAGCTTCGTGGCGCGCATGTGCCGCGAGCCGGGGCACTTCAAGATCGTGCAGGCCGTTGTGGCGTTGGCGCACAGCCTTGGCCTGGACGTGGTGGCCGAAGGCGTGGAGGAAGAGGAACAGCGCATCATGCTGTCCGAACTTTCGTGCGAGGGCGGCCAGGGCTATCTGTTCTCGCGTCCGGTGCCGGGCGAGGACGTGCCCGGCCTGTTCGTCGATCGGTCCAGACACTAGGGGCTGCCCCGGCCCTGCCGGTACCGCCACGGGGCGTTTCCCCCATGTGCTTTCGTGACTAACCCCCTTTCGCAGCGGCTCTTCCGCAGTGTATGCTGGCCGGACGCGGGAAGGAACTGTACCCCGCGCCACGCATCCAAGGAGCCGTCATGCGTCATGTGGAGTGGTCGAACCGGTTCAGCGTGGGCATTACCGAGCTGGACGCCCAGCATGCCCGCATCATCGAACTGCTGAACGACATGGCCGAGGCCGCCGCCAGCCCGGAGGACGGCAGCCGCCTGCGCGCCGTGCTGTCCGGCCTGAAGGCCCATGCCGCCGCGCATTTTTCGGCGGAAGAAGCCGTGGTGGGCCAGGTGGCGCCGGAGTTGCTGACCTTTCATCAGGGCGAGCACCTGAAGTTTCTTTCGCGGGTGCGCGAATTCACCCTGGCGCTCGACGCGGACGCGCACCCGCCCATGCTGCCGCTGGAGATGTTCCACTTCCTGAAGTCGTGGTTCGAAGACCACATCCTGGGCGTGGACATGCAGTACGCGGCGCGGTTGCGCCACGGATTCGACGAGGCGCACGAACCCGCCACGGGGACGGATTCCGGCCCGTCGGCATAGCCGCCCCGCCTCGCGCTGTCCGCACCGCATGCGCCCCATGTGTCCATGCGCCCCATGAGCCGGAAGGGCGCATGAACCGGAAGGGGCCATGATCCGGAAGGGCCGTGCTGGCGGTGCAGAGCGTGCCGCCGCCCATTCGTCATCTCCTCACCACATCCGTCACGTCCGCACGCAGGGAGGCCCCGTGCTGCTCAAGCTGTATTCCTGGAACGTCAACGGCATCCGCGCCCTGAGCGGCAAGCCGGAATGGAACTGGTTCGCCGGGTGCGACGGCCACATCGTGGGCTTGCAGGAAACCAAGGCCGAGCCGGAACAGGTGCCCGCCGCCCACCGCGATCCGGAGGGCTGGAAGGCATGGTGGCTGGCCTCGCGGGTGAAGAAGGGCTACTCCGGGGTGGCCGTGTTCAGCCGGGTGGAGCCGCTGGCCGTGCATCTGGACATGCCGGACCCCGCCTGGCAGGGCGAAGGCCGGTGCATCCATCTGGAATTTCCGGCCTTCCACTACTTCAACATCTACTTTCCCAACGGCGGGCAGGGCGAGGAGCGGCTGAACTACAAGCTGGGCTTCTACGACGCCTTCCTGAACCACGCCGAAGACCTGCGCCGCCACAAGCCCATCGTGGTCTGCGGCGACTTCAACACCGCGCACCGGCCCATCGACCTTGCCCGGCCCAAGGACAACGAGGACATTTCCGGCTTTCTGCCCATCGAACGGGCATGGATGGACCGCTTCACGGCGGCGGGCTACGTGGACACCTTCCGGCTGGTGCAGGGCGACACGCCCCACGCCTATTCGTGGTGGTCGTACAAGACCCGCGCCCGCGAGCGGAACGTGGGCTGGCGCATCGACTATTTCTTCGTATCCGAGGAACTGCGCGGCGCGGTGCGCGACGCGTGGATAGACATGCACGTCATGGGGTCGGACCACTGCCCGGTGGGGCTGGCGCTGGACGTGGACATGTAGCGGGCGGGATTGGCGACGGAACTGGCGGCACGGTTGGCGGTGCGTCTGGCCGTGGTCTGGCCGTGGTCTGGCCGTGCCCGGTCGGCTGGCCGCATGGCCTCCGGCCTGCGGGCGCACTGACGCGCACGACGGACCGACGCGGGGCGCACCAGTGCGGCGCAGCCCGTGCGCCGTGCGCAAGGGTGCGGATTACACGAGAAAAATCAAGGGGCATGCCCGTCATGATGGCGACGGGCATGCCCCTTGTTTGCGTGCGCTATTTGCAGGCGGCGGGAACGGCAACCCCGCCGAGCCCGGCGAGGATGTGGTTCAGCGCTTCGCACAGGTCGGGCGACAGGTGCGCGTCGCTGCCCAGCAGTTGCACCACCTCGGTCACCGAGGCGTCCACCGGCACGGGCAAGCCCGATTCACGGGCCAGCCGGATGAGTTCTTCACGTATTTCGCGCATTGAGGCCCCCCTCAAAACGATATCTCCGACGGATGCGGACCGCAGGCGAACCGCAGGCGAACCGGGCGGCGTCGGGGCAGGCCGTGGCGGTCTGCGCATGCTGGCCATGTCCTGCTGTTGCGGCCCGCTGGTGTCGGGAAATTTCCCCCCTATCCGCAGCCGCCGCGAATTGCAAGTGCCCGTGATTTTCGGGCCGTGGCCGACAACAACTTTTTCCGGGGCCGGGGGCTTGCCTGCCTTCCGTTCGCAAGCACCCCGCCCCGGCCCGCGAGCGCCCCGGCCTTATGGGGTGCGCGGCAGCGTTGCCGACCGGTGCATCTCACATGCGCCCGGCACCGCCCGTCAGGTACCGCCCGTCAGGCAACCTCTGGCGGGCACAGTCCGCCCGGCACCGCCCGTCCGGTACCCGACGACGGCAGGCGGCAAACAGGCCACATCCTTCCATGCCCCCCGCATGATTTGACATGCACGGGCGCGTCGGCCATAGTCCAGCGCACAGGAAAAGGTATGGAAATTGGGTGGTTGGGCAGTCAATCCGCCGCATTGCAGTGGATGCTGTCCGACCCGGTCGCGCGCGCTTCGCCGCTTGTCCGCCTGTACCGCGCGCCCGGCATCGGCATCCGTTTCCCTGCCCCGCCGCCGTCATCCTCATGTCCGGTCCTGCCCGGCCCTGCCAAGCCTTGCCCCGCGTTGCTTGGTATTGCCCGGCGTCGACCGTCTCAGGTTCGCAAGGAGGCTCAATGGAAACGGACTGCATCGCCCCGGCCCGGCCACGCTCCCGTGCCGACGGCTGGCTCGACTGGGTGCAGATGGCCACGGGGGCGGCGCTGGCGCTGTTCGCCTGCATGCACATGATCTTTCTTTCCAGCGTGCTGTTCGGCCCGGGTGCCCTGAACGGGCTGTCCGGCGTCATGGACGCCCTGCACCTGGAAACCGTGGGCGGCGTGCTCATCGCCATCGTGTTCTGCGTTCACGCCACGGTGGCCGCCCGCAAGATTCCCTTCAAGGCCGCGCAGGCCGCCACGGCCTGGCGTCACGCGCGCCTGCTGCACCACCCGGAAACCTGGGCCTGGGTCGCGCAGGTGGTTACCGCGTTCATCCTTGCGGTGTTCATCACCATCCACATCTGGACGGGCCTTACCGACCTGCCGGTGCAGGCGCTGAAAAGCGCGGTGCGCGTGCAGCATGGCGGCTGGTTCTGGGTGTTTCTGCTGGTGCTGCCCGCGCTGGCGCTGCATCTGGTCATCGGGGCGTGGCGCGCCGGGGTGAAGTGGGGCCTGATTACCCGCGAAAACCGTGCGGACATCACCCGCAAGGGCCTGTACCTGCTGGGCGGGTTCCTGTGCCTGTCGCTGCTCACCCTGCTGCGCTTCCGGCTGCTGCCGCTGGAATAGGAGACCCACGCCAATGCAGATCATCCACACCGATCTTCTGACCATCGGCGCGGGCCTTGCCGGAGAGCGCTGCGCCATCGAAGTGGCGGGCGCGGGCTTTTCCGTGGTCTGTCTTTCACTGGTGCCCGCGCGGCGCTCGCATTCCGTGGCCGCGCAGGGCGGCATGCAGGCGGCCCTCGGCAACGCCATCATGGGCGACGGCGACAGCCCCGACGTGCACTTTCTGGACACCGTGAAAGGCTCCGACTGGGGCGCGGACCAGGAAGTGGCCCGCATGTTCGTGGAAGCGGCCCCCATCGAAATGCGCCGCCTGGCCCACTGGGGGGTGCCGTGGAACCGCGTTGTCGCGGGCACGCACACCTACTGGAAGGGCGGCAAGCCCTTCGACGCCACCGAAAAGGCCGAAAACCACGGCCTCATCCACTCGCGCGCCTTCGGCGGCACGGCCAAGTGGCGCACCTGCTACGCATCCGACGGGGCTGGCCACGCGGTGCTGTACACCATGGACAACCGCGCCGCGCAGCTTGGCGTGACCGTGCACGACCGGTCGGAAGCCGTCTCGCTGATCCACGACGGCGAAACCTGCCACGGGGCCATCGTGCGCTGCCTGCGCACCGGCGAGTTGCGCGCCTACCTCGCGCGGGCCACGCTGATCGCATCCGGCGGGTACGGGCGCATCTACCGCGCCTCCACCAACGCCATCATCTGCGAAGGCACGGGCCTGTCGCTGGCGCTGGATACCGGCGTGGCGAAGCTCGGCAACATGGAGGCCGTGCAGTTTCACCCCACCGGCACCGTGCCCACCGATATCCTGGTCACCGAAGGGTGCCGGGGCGACGGCGGCACCCTGCTGGACCGTGACGAATACCGCTTCATGCCCGACTACGAGCCGGACAAGGCGGAACTGGCCTCGCGCGACGTGGTTTCGCGCCGCATGATCGAGCACATGCGCACCGGCAAGGGCGTGCAAAGCCCCTACGGCGAGCACCTGTGGCTGGACATCCGGCACCTTGGCGAGCAGCACATCCGCACGAAACTGCGCGAGGTGGACGAGATATGCCAGAACTTCCTGGGCATTGATCCGCTGCACCAGCTCATCCCCGTGCGGCCCACCCAGCACTATTCCATGGGCGGCGTGCGCACCGACAAGACCGGCGCGGCCTATGGCCTGAAGGGCCTGTTCAGCGCGGGCGAATCCGCCTGCTGGGACCTGCACGGCTTCAACCGGCTGGGCGGCAATTCGCTGGCGGAAACCGTGGTGGCGG
This genomic window from Nitratidesulfovibrio sp. SRB-5 contains:
- the murJ gene encoding murein biosynthesis integral membrane protein MurJ — encoded protein: MTPPTAQAAPASTHSANAGPDGMPPDGMPPDGSAPDGSAPGNTSPDNTSMARNAATVAGATLVSRVLGYARDALTAHILGAGAGADAFFVAFRLPNLMRRLLGEGAVSLAFTPAYVRLREGEGNARAFAFGRGVVLRALLPLALLCLAGMALAHPLALLLAPGFGAQGAPPGMTDRAAHLLRICLPYGVAATCAALCAGMLHAHGRFLPPALAPAVLNLVVMATGGLALAGFGDAATLLACGVLAGGVAQLGLQLSALHPLGLRWRAPLPRSDPQAGDAARALPAGVFGASAQQLNVLACTLLASFLSEGSVTALYYAERLMEFPLGVFGVAVGVAALPVLSAQAAQAGQPATSGPTGASGSSGSVGSVGSAGSAHPHDGFRRVLGDALRLSLFISLPSALGLAAVAVPLVALLFGHGAFDRQAVDATVAALLAYAPGIPAFAVTRPLLAACNARQATGAPVAAGLVSVVVTLALGALLLKPLGVAGPALAASCAAWVNTACLVLALRRGGIPVDLYPRSALLHAALACAACLPAWWLAGAGAGAAWAAPALHPAVRLALGVPLAAALYLALSLCCRSRDARALLRVVRRKKTG
- a CDS encoding putative bifunctional diguanylate cyclase/phosphodiesterase, with product MSDQKGQDSAESVWHAAATGHGQAPGPSNRHDPRSGGTPPDSGRDPLPDLPPPAAPLSVVASAHAPPASPQISPEPAPYDDAPSRARHAVPFPHAPSPLPDGDTAQSFRVLADHLADWESWEDADGKVVFVTPACQRITGYSLESFRANARFIEGIMHPEDLPLWRKHREMVASGAEMVEVEVRVRTQDGRERWLACTSRRLHDAEGTSLGVRFSGRDVTDRKIMLTQMKHQAWHDPLTGLPNRALCLDRIDRSLHRARRGVDNVCAVAFLDLDRFKVVNDSMGNSAGDQVLREVARRLAENTRTIDTVSRLGSDEFILLLDEVRSEEEALITVQRICTSLEPPLEVAGRQIRISASVGVVMNRGGGNADEMLRNANIAMHHVKEHGGDGMAVFQPSMLEQAMNLMQLEIDLHRALDNNEFFLVYQPIMSLHDRRLTGFEALVRWNHPDRGIVGPSEFIPVSESTGQIHQVGHWVLAEACRALAAWREQQPSMRGVIMHVNLSARQLSQPGLVEQVAAVLRETGLPARCLKLEVTETMLMENPDYANLVLRRLKEIGVRLCIDDFGTGYSSLSYLQQFPIDTLKVDQSFVARMCREPGHFKIVQAVVALAHSLGLDVVAEGVEEEEQRIMLSELSCEGGQGYLFSRPVPGEDVPGLFVDRSRH
- a CDS encoding bacteriohemerythrin, with protein sequence MRHVEWSNRFSVGITELDAQHARIIELLNDMAEAAASPEDGSRLRAVLSGLKAHAAAHFSAEEAVVGQVAPELLTFHQGEHLKFLSRVREFTLALDADAHPPMLPLEMFHFLKSWFEDHILGVDMQYAARLRHGFDEAHEPATGTDSGPSA
- a CDS encoding exodeoxyribonuclease III is translated as MLLKLYSWNVNGIRALSGKPEWNWFAGCDGHIVGLQETKAEPEQVPAAHRDPEGWKAWWLASRVKKGYSGVAVFSRVEPLAVHLDMPDPAWQGEGRCIHLEFPAFHYFNIYFPNGGQGEERLNYKLGFYDAFLNHAEDLRRHKPIVVCGDFNTAHRPIDLARPKDNEDISGFLPIERAWMDRFTAAGYVDTFRLVQGDTPHAYSWWSYKTRARERNVGWRIDYFFVSEELRGAVRDAWIDMHVMGSDHCPVGLALDVDM
- a CDS encoding succinate dehydrogenase/fumarate reductase cytochrome b subunit → METDCIAPARPRSRADGWLDWVQMATGAALALFACMHMIFLSSVLFGPGALNGLSGVMDALHLETVGGVLIAIVFCVHATVAARKIPFKAAQAATAWRHARLLHHPETWAWVAQVVTAFILAVFITIHIWTGLTDLPVQALKSAVRVQHGGWFWVFLLVLPALALHLVIGAWRAGVKWGLITRENRADITRKGLYLLGGFLCLSLLTLLRFRLLPLE
- a CDS encoding fumarate reductase flavoprotein subunit — translated: MQIIHTDLLTIGAGLAGERCAIEVAGAGFSVVCLSLVPARRSHSVAAQGGMQAALGNAIMGDGDSPDVHFLDTVKGSDWGADQEVARMFVEAAPIEMRRLAHWGVPWNRVVAGTHTYWKGGKPFDATEKAENHGLIHSRAFGGTAKWRTCYASDGAGHAVLYTMDNRAAQLGVTVHDRSEAVSLIHDGETCHGAIVRCLRTGELRAYLARATLIASGGYGRIYRASTNAIICEGTGLSLALDTGVAKLGNMEAVQFHPTGTVPTDILVTEGCRGDGGTLLDRDEYRFMPDYEPDKAELASRDVVSRRMIEHMRTGKGVQSPYGEHLWLDIRHLGEQHIRTKLREVDEICQNFLGIDPLHQLIPVRPTQHYSMGGVRTDKTGAAYGLKGLFSAGESACWDLHGFNRLGGNSLAETVVAGGIVGRNIAEFLQGYDTAFSTAHVREAATRDEARIGRIVSGADGKESVYAVREAMYDILERAAYVFRNGKDLTWGVQALQEVHERAQHIGLASDGVGANAELALAIRMPGMVRLALCVCHGALMRTESRGSHTREDFPERNDRDWLNRTLASWRPGADLPHLDYEPATSYVELPPGDRGYGGGKIIPAAS